From Rubrivirga sp. SAORIC476, a single genomic window includes:
- a CDS encoding deoxyribodipyrimidine photo-lyase, with translation MPTTVVWFRNDLRLADHAALTHAAERGAVVPAFVWAPDEEGDWAPGGAHRWWLHHSLQALDADLREHGSRLVLRQGDSLDQLKAVCEATGADRVVWQTRVTPHLRARDADVRAGLEDAGIEVRQFAGRILHDPEQIQTGAGGPYKVFTPFWKKARAEMSVDAPLDRPRLGETSAPEAWPDSDDLDAFELTPEAQDGVDWGTGMAKEWTPGEGGALDRLDAFLDDALLGYPDGRNVPAIRGSSMLSPHLHWGEISPRTVWDRVQSWVSNGATREDADVFLSEIGWREFSYHVLHHFPDTPTEPLKDKYAAMPWRATPSYLEAWQRGQTGYPLVDAGMRQLWSIGWMHNRVRMVTASFLTKDLLVPWQEGARWFWDTLCGGDLANNTMGWQWAAGSGADAQPFFRIFNPVSQSQKHDPDGTYIRRWVPELADLPTKHLHAPWEAPDKVLAEAGVVLGETYPAPMVDHSERRDIALEALKEVNG, from the coding sequence ATGCCCACGACCGTCGTCTGGTTTCGCAATGACCTCCGCCTCGCCGACCATGCCGCGCTGACCCACGCCGCCGAGCGCGGCGCCGTCGTGCCCGCGTTCGTGTGGGCGCCCGACGAGGAGGGCGACTGGGCGCCCGGCGGCGCGCACCGCTGGTGGCTGCACCACTCGCTCCAGGCCCTCGACGCGGACCTGCGCGAGCACGGCAGCCGACTCGTGCTGCGACAGGGGGATAGCCTCGATCAACTCAAAGCGGTCTGCGAAGCCACCGGGGCCGACCGCGTCGTCTGGCAGACTCGGGTGACGCCGCACCTCCGCGCCCGCGACGCCGATGTGCGCGCCGGGCTGGAGGACGCAGGCATCGAGGTCCGCCAGTTCGCCGGGCGCATCCTCCACGATCCCGAGCAGATCCAGACCGGCGCGGGCGGCCCGTACAAGGTGTTCACACCGTTCTGGAAGAAGGCACGCGCCGAGATGTCGGTCGACGCCCCCCTCGACCGCCCCCGCCTCGGCGAGACGTCGGCCCCGGAGGCGTGGCCGGACTCGGACGACCTCGACGCGTTCGAGCTGACACCGGAGGCGCAGGACGGCGTGGACTGGGGGACCGGCATGGCGAAGGAGTGGACGCCCGGCGAAGGGGGCGCCCTCGACCGGCTGGACGCCTTCCTGGACGACGCCCTGCTCGGCTATCCCGACGGACGCAACGTGCCCGCCATCCGCGGCTCGTCGATGCTGTCGCCGCACCTCCACTGGGGCGAGATCAGCCCGCGGACCGTCTGGGACCGCGTCCAGTCCTGGGTCTCGAACGGCGCCACCCGCGAGGATGCCGACGTGTTTCTGTCCGAGATCGGCTGGCGCGAGTTCTCGTACCACGTCCTCCACCACTTCCCCGACACGCCGACGGAGCCGCTCAAGGACAAGTACGCCGCGATGCCATGGCGCGCGACGCCCAGCTACCTGGAGGCGTGGCAGCGCGGCCAGACGGGATACCCACTCGTCGACGCCGGGATGCGGCAGCTCTGGTCCATCGGCTGGATGCACAACCGCGTCCGCATGGTGACCGCGTCGTTCCTGACCAAGGACCTGCTGGTGCCGTGGCAGGAGGGCGCGCGATGGTTCTGGGACACGCTCTGCGGCGGCGACCTCGCCAACAACACGATGGGCTGGCAGTGGGCCGCCGGCTCCGGCGCCGACGCTCAGCCCTTCTTCCGCATCTTCAACCCGGTCTCCCAGAGCCAGAAGCACGACCCCGACGGGACCTACATCCGCCGCTGGGTGCCGGAACTGGCAGACCTCCCCACGAAGCACCTCCACGCACCCTGGGAGGCCCCTGACAAGGTGCTCGCTGAGGCGGGCGTGGTCCTGGGCGAGACGTACCCGGCGCCGATGGTCGACCACTCGGAGCGGCGCGACATCGCGCTGGAAGCGCTCAAGGAGGTGAACGGCTGA